The Enterobacter asburiae genomic sequence GCGTTTCAGATCCATTGGGTTCATGCCCGCAGCAACGGCTTTCAGACCTTCGGTGATGATTGCCTGCGCCAGTACGGTCGCGGTGGTGGTACCGTCACCTGCAGCGTCGTTCGCTTTAGAGGCAACTTCTTTCACCATCTGCGCGCCCATGTTTTCGAACTTGTCTTCCAGCTCAATTTCACGTGCTACAGAAACACCATCTTTGGTGATGGTTGGCGCGCCGAAGGATTTATCCAGCACTACGTTGCGGCCTTTCGGGCCCAGAGTCACTTTAACTGCATCTGCCAGTACGTTTACGCCGCGGAGCATTTTTACACGAGCGTCGTTACCGAATTTTACGTCTTTAGCTGCCATGTTCTTATTTCCTCAAATTCTCGTGCGTAAATTACGCTTCAACAATTGCCAGAATGTCGCTCTCGGACATGATCAACACTTCTTCATTGTCGATCTTCTCGGATTTCACGCCGTAGCCATCGTTGAAAATTACGATGTCACCAACTTTAACGTCCAGTGGCTGCACAGTTCCGTTTTCCAGGATGCGGCCCTTACCGACAGCGATGATTTCGCCACGCGTTGATTTGGCTGCTGCAGAACCGGTCAGAACGATGCCGCCAGCAGACTTGGTTTCAACTTCTTTACGTTTGACGATCACACGATCATGTAACGGACGAATACTCATTGATAGCTCTCCTTTGAGAAAGTCATTATCAGTTATGGATGACGCCGGCCCGCATGCGGTTTTCCGACTAGTGCCCTGAGAGATGGGGATAGCTTTTTCCCCCTTCAAGGGGGAGTCGAAAAAAAAATTTGCGAAAGTGTTACCATCGCCTCTCTTTTGGTACTGGCAGGGCGATGTGAATGAGTGGACTCAAGCAGGAGCTGGGGCTGGCGCAGGGCGTCGGACTGCTCTCAACCTCCTTGTTAGGTACGGGCGTGTTTGCCGTACCCGCGCTGGCGGCGCTGGTGGCTGGAAATAACAGCCTGTGGGCGTGGCCGGCGCTGATTGTATTGGTTTTCCCGATAGCCATTGTGTTTGCCATCCTGGGCCGGCATTTCCCCAGCGCGGGCGGCGTGGCGCACTTTGTCGGACTGGCCTTTGGCCCGCGGCTGCAGCGCGTCACCGGCTGGCTGTTTCTTTCCGTCATTCCGGTTGGCCTACCTGCGGCGCTGCATATTGCGACCGGCTTTGGTCAGGCGCTGTTTGGCTGGTATAACGAGCAGTTATTGCTGGCCGAACTGGGAACGCTGGCAATCGTCTGGTGGGTAGGCTCTCGCGGCGCCAGCTCCAGCGCCAACCTGCAGACGCTGGTTGCGGTGCTGATTGTCGCGCTCGTTGTCGCTATCTGGTGGGTGGGCGATATCACAATCAAGGAAATTCCCTTCCCTGCGGTGACAGACGTCGACCATTCACAGCTTTTCGCCGCGCTCTCTGTCATGTTCTGGTGTTTTGTCGGCCTGGAAGCCTTTGCCCATCTGGCCTCTGAATTTAAGCAGCCTGAACACGATTTCCCCCGCGCGCTGATGATAGGTCTGCTGCTTGCTGGCACAGTCTATTGGGCGTGTACCGTGCTGGTCTTACACTTCCAAGCGTTCGGAGCGGATCTCGCCGCCGCGGCATCGCTACCGGGTATCGTGGTGGAACTGTTCGGCGTGAAGGCACTATGGATCGCCTGTGCGATCGGCTATCTCGCCTGTTTTGCCAGCCTCAATATTTATATCCAGAGCTTTGCCCGGCTGGTGTGGTCGCAGGCGCTCGACAAATCAGAGAATCGCCTCGCGCGCCTGTCTAAACGCCAGCTTCCGCTGAATGCTCTGAATGCCGTACTGGGCTGCTGCGTGGTGAGCACGCTGTGTATTTACGCACTGAAGATTAATCTGGACGCGCTCATCGTCTACGCCAACGGCATTTTCATCATGATCTACCTGCTGTGCATGCTGGCGGGATGTCGTTTGCTGAAAGGTCGCTATAAAGCTCTGGCGGTCGTCGGGGGTGTGCTTTGCCTGCTGTTGCTGGCGATGGTGGGATGGAAGAGTCTGTACGCGATTGTCATGCTGGCAGGGCTGTGGGTGTTTTTGCCGAAGCGCGGTGCGCTCCCGGAGGCCCGGTAGGCGAAGCGCCACCGGGCAACAAAATCACCGATCGTCTTTATGATCTAAACGGTCGTGCTGTTCATCCTTACGCTGATACTCCCCTTCAAAGGTATCGCCCGGCCCGGTGCTGAACCCGCCGCCCGGCATACGGCTAAAGCGCAGATGCGGCAGCAGCTTCATGGTCAGGTGTTTTTGCACCGGCGGCAGAAGCAGCAGCAGGCCGAGGAAGTCAGTGAAGAACCCCGGCAGGATCAGCAGCAGCCCTGCAATAATCAACGACACGCTTTTGATCATCTCTTCCGCAGGGCTTTCCCCTGCGGCCATCTTCTGCTGCATTATCAGGAAATTTTTGAAACCCTGATTACGCACCAGCGACATGCCGATGACGGAGGTGAAAATCACCAGAATCAGCGTCAGCAGGACGCCCAGCACATGGGCAACCTGGATGAAAATGGAAATCTCAATGTAAACATAGAGAAAGAAAGCAATAAACGGTATCCAGCGCACTGGCATCTCCTGTGTGGCAGAGGCCATCGGGCCCCTGTCTGAATGTGTTCGCGACGCGCGTTTGTATGAGATGGTGACGGTTAGCGAAAATTCAATCAGTTTGCACGGATATTTTTTTTGGAAATTTTAAAGCGGTGACCCATTTCACAGATTAATAATTATCATGGAATCGGCTCGATAATAAGTGATCCAGCTTACGGCAATTCGCTATCATCAGCATATGATCTCGAGCATCTGGCTGATTGAGGGAATAATCGTCGGCCAGAAAATATTCAAAACCACATAAATACTGTGTGTTTAGTACAATCCATCGGCAGCTTGAAAAGAAGGTTCACATGTTAAACAACATTCGTATCGAAGAAGACTTGTTGGGTACCAGGGAAGTTCCAGCGGATGCCTACTACGGTGTCCACACTCTGAGAGCGATTGAAAACTTCTACATCAGCAACAGCAAAATCAGCGACATTCCTGAGTTTGTCCGTGGCATGGTGATGGTGAAGAAAGCCGCAGCACTGGCCAACAAAGAGCTGCAAACCATTCCTAAAAGCGCGGCAAATGCGATTATCGCGGCCTGCGATGAAGTGCTGAACAACGGCAAATGCATGGACCAGTTCCCGGTTGACGTCTATCAGGGCGGCGCGGGCACCTCCGTCAACATGAATACCAACGAAGTACTGGCAAACATTGGCCTGGAGCTGATGGGTCATCAGAAAGGTGAATACCAGTACCTGAACCCGAACGATCACGTAAACAAATGCCAGTCTACCAACGACGCCTACCCTACCGGCTTCCGTATCGCGGTGTATGCCTCTGTGGTGAAACTGGTGGATGCGATCAACCAGCTGGGTGATGGCTTCCAGCGTAAAGCGGTTGAGTTCCAGGATATCCTGAAAATGGGTCGTACCCAGCTGCAGGACGCGGTGCCGATGACGCTCGGCCAGGAATTCCACGCGTTTAACGTACTGCTGAACGAAGAGACCAAAAACCTGCTGCGCACCTCCGAGCTGCTGCTGGAAGTGAACCTGGGCGCCACCGCCATCGGTACGCGTCTGAACACCCCGGATGGCTATCAGCAGCTGGCGGTACAGAAGCTGGCTGAAGTCTCTAACCTGCCGGTTGTGCCTGCAGAAGACCTGATTGAAGCCACCTCAGACTGCGGCGCCTACGTCATGGTACACAGCGCCCTGAAACGTCTGGCGGTGAAACTGTCCAAAATCTGTAACGACTTGCGCCTGCTCTCTTCCGGTCCGCGCGCTGGCCTGAATGAAATCAACCTGCCAGAACTGCAGGCGGGTTCGTCCATCATGCCAGCCAAGGTGAACCCGGTTGTGCCAGAAGTGGTGAATCAGGTTTGCTTCAAAGTCATCGGTAACGATACGACCGTGACCATGGCCTCTGAAGCGGGTCAGCTGCAGCTGAACGTGATGGAGCCAGTGATTGGCCAAGCGATGTTTGAATCCATCCACATCCTGACCAACGCCTGCTACAACCTGCTGGAAAAATGCATTAACGGTATCACGGCGAATAAAGAAGTCTGTGAGGGTTATGTCTACAACTCCATCGGGATCGTCACCTACCTCAACCCGTTCATCGGTCACCACAACGGTGATATCGTCGGTAAGATTTGCGCCGAAACCGGTAAGAGCGTACGTGAAGTGGTGCTGGAGCGCGGGCTGTTGACCGAAGCTGAGCTGGACGATATCTTCTCGGCCCAGAACTTGATGCACCCGGCATATAAAGCAAAACGATATACCGATGAAAGCGAACAGTAACCGTTCAGGCTAGGCTTCTTAAGGCACGTCACTTGTGACGTGCCTTTTTTCTTTTTAGGCGTTACCAAAATACAACAATTCAATATCAACTTGTTAATAAGCAAGGAAGGTCCTTATGTTTGGAGCAGAACTCGTCATCGTCTTGTTGGCGATTTATTTGGGAGCAAGACTCGGGGGTATCGGCATCGGTTTTGCCGGCGGTCTCGGGGTGCTCGT encodes the following:
- a CDS encoding FxsA family protein, encoding MRWIPFIAFFLYVYIEISIFIQVAHVLGVLLTLILVIFTSVIGMSLVRNQGFKNFLIMQQKMAAGESPAEEMIKSVSLIIAGLLLILPGFFTDFLGLLLLLPPVQKHLTMKLLPHLRFSRMPGGGFSTGPGDTFEGEYQRKDEQHDRLDHKDDR
- the aspA gene encoding aspartate ammonia-lyase; amino-acid sequence: MLNNIRIEEDLLGTREVPADAYYGVHTLRAIENFYISNSKISDIPEFVRGMVMVKKAAALANKELQTIPKSAANAIIAACDEVLNNGKCMDQFPVDVYQGGAGTSVNMNTNEVLANIGLELMGHQKGEYQYLNPNDHVNKCQSTNDAYPTGFRIAVYASVVKLVDAINQLGDGFQRKAVEFQDILKMGRTQLQDAVPMTLGQEFHAFNVLLNEETKNLLRTSELLLEVNLGATAIGTRLNTPDGYQQLAVQKLAEVSNLPVVPAEDLIEATSDCGAYVMVHSALKRLAVKLSKICNDLRLLSSGPRAGLNEINLPELQAGSSIMPAKVNPVVPEVVNQVCFKVIGNDTTVTMASEAGQLQLNVMEPVIGQAMFESIHILTNACYNLLEKCINGITANKEVCEGYVYNSIGIVTYLNPFIGHHNGDIVGKICAETGKSVREVVLERGLLTEAELDDIFSAQNLMHPAYKAKRYTDESEQ
- the yjeH gene encoding L-methionine/branched-chain amino acid transporter, which gives rise to MSGLKQELGLAQGVGLLSTSLLGTGVFAVPALAALVAGNNSLWAWPALIVLVFPIAIVFAILGRHFPSAGGVAHFVGLAFGPRLQRVTGWLFLSVIPVGLPAALHIATGFGQALFGWYNEQLLLAELGTLAIVWWVGSRGASSSANLQTLVAVLIVALVVAIWWVGDITIKEIPFPAVTDVDHSQLFAALSVMFWCFVGLEAFAHLASEFKQPEHDFPRALMIGLLLAGTVYWACTVLVLHFQAFGADLAAAASLPGIVVELFGVKALWIACAIGYLACFASLNIYIQSFARLVWSQALDKSENRLARLSKRQLPLNALNAVLGCCVVSTLCIYALKINLDALIVYANGIFIMIYLLCMLAGCRLLKGRYKALAVVGGVLCLLLLAMVGWKSLYAIVMLAGLWVFLPKRGALPEAR
- a CDS encoding co-chaperone GroES, producing the protein MSIRPLHDRVIVKRKEVETKSAGGIVLTGSAAAKSTRGEIIAVGKGRILENGTVQPLDVKVGDIVIFNDGYGVKSEKIDNEEVLIMSESDILAIVEA